In Nostoc edaphicum CCNP1411, the sequence CGGAAGCGATCGCTTCTCAAGTACCAACAGTAGTGGGAGTTGCGCCAGAGTTAAACAGAAGACAGGTAGTTACATATCGCAATAAAAACACCGATGTCAACATCATTGGCACAACTCCCAGCTTCCTATCAGTGCGGGATTTTGAAACTGATAAAGGCAGGTTTTTCAGCGATGTAGACATGAAGCGAAATAACCAAGTCGTTGTACTAGGTGGAGACTTGGCAGAAAAACTATTCGGTAATAGTAACCCGATAGGTGAGCAATTGCGAGTTGGAAATACCAGCTTTCAAGTGATTGGGACGTTAATAGCCAAAGGTTCCAGTGTGGGAGCAGATTATGATGATGCTGCCTTAATACCAATTACAACTTCAGCAAACCGACTTGTGGGAAAGAATTCTCCCTATGGTATTGCTTTAGATTACCTTGTCGCGGCAGCTCGTGATTCAGAGAGCGTGGATGCAGCAGAATTTCAAATTACTAATTTGTTACGTCTACGGCACAAAATTAATGGTGAAGATGACTTTACTCTTCGCACCCAGAAAGATGCTTTGCAAACTGTCGGTCAAATTACAGGTGCATTGACAATTATGCTAGCTGCGATCGCAGGCATATCGTTATTTGTCGGCGGCATCGGCATCATGAATATTATGCTAGTTTCCGTCACCGAACGCACCCAAGAAATCGGATTGCGAAAAGCGATCGGGGCAACTGAGCAAGATATTTTGCTACAGTTCATCATTGAGGCAGTGATAGTTTCCGCAGCTGGCGGTTTAGTTGGGACTGCGGTTGGTATTAGTGGCATCCTATTAGTGGGAGCCTTGACACCTTTAGAAGCGAGTCTTTCTCCTGTAGCGATTACTATGGCAGTTGGTGTCTCTGGAGGTATTGGTTTATTTTTTGGCGTTGTTCCTGCACGTCGCGCCGCTAAACTCGACCCCATTGTGGCCTTGAGAAGTGCTTAGTTAAGGAGTGCTGAGTAATGAGTGCTGAGTGCTGAGTAAAAATAAAGTAATAATACGCGATGTGCAACTTAATATTCTGACCTCTCTCCAAACCTCTCTCCTAAAAGGAGAGAGGCTTTGATTTTTGCTCCCCTTCCCTTGTAGGGAAGGGGTTAGGGGTTAGGTTTGAGATAAAGTCGCACATGGCGTTAATAATCGCACTCAGCATTGTTTACAACAAGGATTAAAACTTTTGCGATAGAGTGCTAGGCATCGCAGAACGAATTGCATTAATAAAATTTTGGGCATAGTTCTGCGTTGAAAAATCGAGGGCGCGTTGTCTGGCGGCTACTCCCGCACTCCGGGCAAATTCTTGTTCGTCAAGATAGCGGAGAATTGCGATCGCTAATTTCTCTGCATCGCCGTAAGGTGTTAATAGTCCATTCATGCCATCGGTAATAATTTCCGTCGGGCCACCTGCATCACCAGCAATCACAGGTTTACCCAGTGCCATCGCCTCAATAATCACAATCCCAAACGGCTCTTTATCCGATGCATGAACGAATACATCCATCGCCTGTACCCACTCTGGGATATTACGCTGTAGCCCAGCCATAATTACTTGCTCTTTCAAGCCCAAGGTTGCGATTTCAGTTTTTAAGAAGTCCTCATAATCCGGCTCCAAATCATGTTTACCGCCAACCACAACACAATGGGCATCGGGATACTTCTGTAAAATTTTGGGCATTGCTTGCACCAATACGTGCATTCCCTTCCATCGTTGCAATCGCCCAACAATTCCAATCAACGGCCCGTGTAAAGGTAAGCCCAGTTTCCGGCGTGCTTCTTCTGGAGTTGGTAAAGCATTAGGCTCAAATCGGTCTAATGCGACACCAGGATAAACCAAAGGTGTTGGTCTGTGGGGCCAAATTTCTGCCTGTGCTTGCTTACCATCTTGGGAGAGAGTGATAATTGCCCGCGCTGGGATTAAAGTAGCAAATCGTACTAACCAAGTCTTATCACTAGGTACTTCTAGTTGATACCATATAGCTGGCAAGCCCGCCAGTATCGCCGCCAAACCTCCAGATATATGCGTGATCCACATCCAATTGACAATTATATCTGCACGTTCGCGGCGTGCGATCGCAGCTATCCGAAAAACGGCGGCAATAAAACGGTGGATTTGGCGTAAACGCCCACTTTCCACAACTCGCGTATCAATACCAAGCGACCTTACTTGTTCGACCATCGGGCCGTCTTCTAAAAATATCACCAGCCACTCGACACCAGCATTACGTCCCTGCTTCACCAAATCCCAAAGCATCATTTCACCGCCGCCTCGTTGTTCAGCCAGCGGCATTACAATAATTACTTTCATAATCTATATCATTCCTATTTAAGTTATAAGTTTCGTCTTTTAACAAAATCCAATGACAAATGACTATTGAAGAAGAATTCAGAAGTCAGAATTCAGGAGTCAGAATCAAGACGCTCTCTACGAGACGCTACGCGAACGCGGACTCGCTTGCCGCCGGCGCTATCCGCCACTCGTACAAAATTCATTCTGTTAGCGGTAGCGGGGCGTTTAGCCCATTCTGACTCCTGACTCCTGAATTCTGTTTCGATGACTAATGACCACTTAACGAATTATTTTGATGTTGATAATATTTATGTCCCGCCATAGCCATAGCTAAAAATCCCCAAAGAATCATCCCTGCGACGCTTAACATCCCACTACCAATAACTAGCTGAGTAGCAGAACTAATACCAATAGCGCGGGCAGCACTGATAAAACTATCAAAACGACCTTCACCATATTTGCTGACACTAATAATTAAAAAAATTAATCCACCCATATAAAAGATGGCTCCAAACCAACCAAGAGTGAAAAACATATCTAAAATACCGCTATCAATCACCACCACTTCAATTTGACCAGTTTTTTCGTTGACTTTCCAAATATTTCCTAA encodes:
- a CDS encoding ABC transporter permease, with translation MNFLESVQMAGKTLLSNKLRSALTMLGIVIGNASVIAMIGIGEGGQKFVNKQLESLGPNVLFVLPGNRETQRISFEVPKTLVLQDAEAIASQVPTVVGVAPELNRRQVVTYRNKNTDVNIIGTTPSFLSVRDFETDKGRFFSDVDMKRNNQVVVLGGDLAEKLFGNSNPIGEQLRVGNTSFQVIGTLIAKGSSVGADYDDAALIPITTSANRLVGKNSPYGIALDYLVAAARDSESVDAAEFQITNLLRLRHKINGEDDFTLRTQKDALQTVGQITGALTIMLAAIAGISLFVGGIGIMNIMLVSVTERTQEIGLRKAIGATEQDILLQFIIEAVIVSAAGGLVGTAVGISGILLVGALTPLEASLSPVAITMAVGVSGGIGLFFGVVPARRAAKLDPIVALRSA
- a CDS encoding glycosyltransferase family 4 protein, whose translation is MKVIIVMPLAEQRGGGEMMLWDLVKQGRNAGVEWLVIFLEDGPMVEQVRSLGIDTRVVESGRLRQIHRFIAAVFRIAAIARRERADIIVNWMWITHISGGLAAILAGLPAIWYQLEVPSDKTWLVRFATLIPARAIITLSQDGKQAQAEIWPHRPTPLVYPGVALDRFEPNALPTPEEARRKLGLPLHGPLIGIVGRLQRWKGMHVLVQAMPKILQKYPDAHCVVVGGKHDLEPDYEDFLKTEIATLGLKEQVIMAGLQRNIPEWVQAMDVFVHASDKEPFGIVIIEAMALGKPVIAGDAGGPTEIITDGMNGLLTPYGDAEKLAIAILRYLDEQEFARSAGVAARQRALDFSTQNYAQNFINAIRSAMPSTLSQKF